From Candidatus Zixiibacteriota bacterium:
GTGATGGCAATCCGGATTGTTGATTAGTATTGAATAGTATTACTTCTGGAAAATGTGAGAATCCGGCCGAGGTGTTGATGTTCAGATAGAGCCTGAATCTACGCGAGAAAAAGTTGAGATTTCTACATGACTGATATCTGTGCCAGGTATACTGATTCAGACACTTGCTTAAAAGCGTATTGGTTGTTTATTTGTGAAACAAGATATCAGTCGCCGAGGCGGTGGCGTACGATCGTACCGTTGCAGATATAGATCACGTCTTCGGCGATGTTGGTGGCCAGGTCGGCAATCCGTTCCAGGCACCGGCTGACGTGCATTATATCAATATAGGCATTCATCTGGTCGGGATTCTCGCGGATTTTATCTTTCAGGATATCATACATACTGCGGTTGAGGTCATCGACCTCATCGTCAGCCTTGCAGACGCTATACGCGGTGTCCGGATTCATATTTACCAGCGCCTGGAGACTCTTATCCAGCATTGAAACTGACTTTTCCGTCATATCATCGAAACTTTTGAAATCGATACTGAAGCGGTTACGACATAGAAATTTCACGCGTTTGGCGATATTAACAGCTAAATCACCGATTCTCTCCAGGTCGTTGTTGATCTTCAGAATCGCAACCAGGTAGCGCAGGTCGATAGCAACAGGTTGATAGAGTGTCAGGAGGACCAGAAGGCGCTCCTCCATCCTGACCTCGTCGATATCGATCTGATCGTCAGTTTCAATCACCCTGCGGGCAAGTTCGGGATCGCGGTTCTCGACCGCCAGAACAGCCTGTTCCACCTGCTTTTCGACATTGCCACATAGTTTCATCAGATCGGCCTTAACCTGATTGACTTCCCGGTGCAGACGAACTGTCATAAACACTGATCTCCAAACACAAGTTTATGTTTTTGATGCACTTATACTATATTGATCGGCCGTTTTGTACATGCCCTCCATGAGAATTATGATTAGACCTGAAGTCAGATTCGGCTCAGTAAGACAGACAGGTAATATCAGTAACCGATCGGGACAGTATTAGTTTAGCTGAATCCAAAATAATCAATATCTCTATGGGCGCAATATAAATATTAGCATTATGTTAGAAATTAGTGATATTATTATTAGCATTTATTGCAATTACTACTTATGACCCCACTTATACTGTCTCAGGAATATGGAACGACTCAGCTATTTAATTGTTTTAAACATTGCAATACATGCACTTAGTGTTTTTATCGTCATCAGGTGCCACCGAATCGCTATATTTCGCCCGCAAAAATCGGGGAGGATCCAGTATGAGTAATTCAAAAAATGAAAACCACAGAAATCATCATAAAAACTCGGATGAATCGAGCAAGCGAGAGCATAAACACGAGGAACACGGTCGGCATAACGACCATGACCACAATCATGAACATGATGGCGGTGACCATACCGAACATCATGCCATGATGATCAAAGATTTCAGAAGACGTTTCTGGATATCATTGATTGTCACAGTACCGATATTGGTGCTGTCTTCCACAATTCAGGGAATTCTGGGATTTGAGTTCTCATTCAGGTACGCCGGATATGTGCAGTTCATTCTTTCCACGTTCATTTACTTTTATGGCGGATGGCCGTTTTTGAGCGGTCTCAAGAATGAACTGGCCGGTAAGAATCCCGGAATGATGACACTGATCGGGGTGGCGATTACTGTGGCATTTACTTATAGTACTGCCACCACTTTCGGGCTCGAAGGCAAAACTTTCTTCTGGGAATTATCGACTTTAATCGATGTCATGCTTTTGGGGCACTGGATCGAGATGAAATCCGTTATGGGTGCCTCACGCTCGCTTCATGAACTTATCGAGCTTATGCCCTCGGAAGCTCATCGAGTGAAGAATGGTTCCACCGAGGATGTGAAAATTGACCAGCTTAAAGAAGATGATGTGGTCGAGGTGCGTCCGGGAGAAAAAATTCCTGTCGATGGTGTGATTTCAGAAGGTGAATCGGATGTCAATGAGTCGATGGTTACCGGTGAATCCAAACCGGTACGAAAATCGGCCGATGACGAGGTTGTCGGTGGTACTTTAAATGGCAATGGGTCGTTGCGTGTTAAAGTTCAACAGGCGGGTGACAATGCCTACCTCAACAAAGTAATTGATATGGTGCGTGAAGCCCAGGACAAGAAGTCTCGTGCTCAGCATTTAGCTGATAAGATCGCAATGTGGTTGACGGTGGTCGCTTTAACGGTTGGATTTGGTACCCTGGCAGTCTGGCTTGTGGCTGGACAGACACTGGTTTTTGCATTGGAACGGATGGCGAGCGTGATGGTCATCACCTGTCCCCATGCTTTAGGTCTGGCGGTGCCACTGGTAGTAGCCATATCAACATCAATATCTGCAAGGAAAGGGCTGTTGATCAGGAATCGTACAGCTTTTGAGAGCTCCCGGAAAATTTCGCTTCTGGCATTTGATAAGACCGGAACTCTTACTGAGGGCGACTTTGGCGTAACCAGATACAGTTCCGTAAGAGAAGATTCGGATGACGAAGATATTCTCAGGCTGGCGGCGGCCCTTGAAGCAAAGTCGGAGCATCCCCTGGGTGTTGGGATTATGAAAGAAGTTAAGGAAAAAGAAATCGATTATCCCGAGGCTAAAGAATTTAACAAGATTTCAGGTGAGGGCGTCGAGGCAGTAGTCGATGAAAAACAGGTCAAAGTTGTGGGTCCCGGTTTTCTCGAGAAGGAGCATATACAGATCCCCGATGAGGCGATAAAAAACGATCAGGAAACTGTGGTTTTTGTGCTCGTTGATGGCAGTCTGGCCGGCTATATCGCTATGGCAGACAGGATCAGGGAAGAGTCGTACGATGCTGTCAAAGAGCTAAAAGAAAGCGGTCTTAAACTTGTCATGATGACCGGCGATAATGAAAAGGTCGCAAAAAGCGTTGCTGATGAGCTCGGTTTGGATGAATATCACGCTGAAGTTCTGCCTGACCAGAAACTCGAAAAGATCGAGCAATACCAGAAAGATGGTGAGTATGTCGCCATGACAGGCGATGGAGTTAACGACGCGCCTGCTCTGGCAGCCGCCGATGTCGGTATTGCAGTCGGTTCCGGTACTGATATTGCCGCTGAAACCGCGGATATAATACTGGTCTACAGCAATCCACGGGATATAGTTTCGCTTATCGCGTTTGGTAAGAATACACATTCAAAAATGATCCAGAATTTCATCTGGGCCACCGGTTACAACGTCGTGGCGATACCGCTCGCGGCCGGAGTTTTATACAAAGCAGGTATTCTCATCAACCCCGCCATGGGCGCGATTTTGATGAGCCTGAGTACCGTGATAGTCGCGATCAACGCGCAACTGCTTAAAAGAAAATTGTGACAAAGTAGTGATTAGAAGGCCCTGGGCGGGATCAACATGATGCGTTAACATAATTCCCTGTCAAGAATTCGGAAAACAGCGGGCTGATTTGCTTAATAAATGTTGCGCCAATTCAATCGAAATATATAATTCCAGTAGCTTGAGATGATATGCAAATTTACTTACGGAGGAGAGCATGAAAAGAAATCTTCTGCTTGCAGTTGTAATGCTGTTAGCTTTGAGTTTGTGCGCGCAGGCTGATGTTCGCCATGAAAGCGTGGTTGAATACAAGTTTTCCGGCACACTGGGAACTGTTATGAAAGTCTTCGGCCTGGGCAAGCCGATCCATACTGTGGATTATTACAAAGGCGATATCAAGCGTTCAGACGTACTCGACAAAAAGGGCAGGGTACGAACTTCAGAAATTATTGACCTCGAAAACGAACTGTTCATCAGCGTTGATCACAAGAAGAAACGTTATACGCAGATGAGTTTCGACGAGTGGCGCCGGAACATGCGGGAGACGATGCAAAAAATCGAGGAGATGGAGCCTGAGCAAGAGGAAGATCAGAACGAATATGAACGTGAGTACTCCTATGATTTCGATATCCAGGTTGCCGATGAGCCCGAAGAAGTCCACGGTTTCCAGGCTAACAAGATGACCATGACGGTTGATGTTTACTCGCGTGAAAGAGGTTCGGATGAAGATTCTGTCAAAGAGATGACGATCATTTCAGAGCACTGGCTCAGCCCTGAGCTCGATGACAACGATGAAATCCAGGCCTTCAATATGAAGCTGATGAAGAAACT
This genomic window contains:
- the phoU gene encoding phosphate signaling complex protein PhoU, with protein sequence MTVRLHREVNQVKADLMKLCGNVEKQVEQAVLAVENRDPELARRVIETDDQIDIDEVRMEERLLVLLTLYQPVAIDLRYLVAILKINNDLERIGDLAVNIAKRVKFLCRNRFSIDFKSFDDMTEKSVSMLDKSLQALVNMNPDTAYSVCKADDEVDDLNRSMYDILKDKIRENPDQMNAYIDIMHVSRCLERIADLATNIAEDVIYICNGTIVRHRLGD
- the cadA gene encoding cadmium-translocating P-type ATPase, producing MSNSKNENHRNHHKNSDESSKREHKHEEHGRHNDHDHNHEHDGGDHTEHHAMMIKDFRRRFWISLIVTVPILVLSSTIQGILGFEFSFRYAGYVQFILSTFIYFYGGWPFLSGLKNELAGKNPGMMTLIGVAITVAFTYSTATTFGLEGKTFFWELSTLIDVMLLGHWIEMKSVMGASRSLHELIELMPSEAHRVKNGSTEDVKIDQLKEDDVVEVRPGEKIPVDGVISEGESDVNESMVTGESKPVRKSADDEVVGGTLNGNGSLRVKVQQAGDNAYLNKVIDMVREAQDKKSRAQHLADKIAMWLTVVALTVGFGTLAVWLVAGQTLVFALERMASVMVITCPHALGLAVPLVVAISTSISARKGLLIRNRTAFESSRKISLLAFDKTGTLTEGDFGVTRYSSVREDSDDEDILRLAAALEAKSEHPLGVGIMKEVKEKEIDYPEAKEFNKISGEGVEAVVDEKQVKVVGPGFLEKEHIQIPDEAIKNDQETVVFVLVDGSLAGYIAMADRIREESYDAVKELKESGLKLVMMTGDNEKVAKSVADELGLDEYHAEVLPDQKLEKIEQYQKDGEYVAMTGDGVNDAPALAAADVGIAVGSGTDIAAETADIILVYSNPRDIVSLIAFGKNTHSKMIQNFIWATGYNVVAIPLAAGVLYKAGILINPAMGAILMSLSTVIVAINAQLLKRKL